TGGATACAGTGGATAAAGATTCAATGCACGAGCGGATACTGGATATTCCGATGCTGGAGCAATATCTCGAACTGGTGGGGCCGCAACTGATTCATCAAAGTCTGGCGATGTTTGAACAGATGATGCCAGGCTATCTGGCGATTCTTGAGTCCAACATGACAGCGCGCGATCAGAAAGGGATTGCGGAAGAAGGGCACAAAATCAAAGGGGCGGCAGGCTCAGTGGGGTTACGCCATCTGCAACAGGTTGCGCAACAGATTCAAACGACGACATTGCCAGCATGGTGGGACAACGTACAAGAGTGGGTGGATGAGCTGAAACATGACTGGCAGCAGGATGTTCAGGTGCTGAAGGAATGGGTTTCAGAGGCTGAAAAAAAATGACCCCGACCGAAGCCGGGGTGCGCGAATTATGCGCCAACACCAGGGAAAGCTGTAAGCTCGCGTTCGCTCTCAGATATCGTTGGTACGCAAGCAGTTTTGAAATCCCATTATTCTGGCAACACACACCATAGCAAATATGGCGTCGTTTGTTACAAGAATCATTAAAATGTGTGATGTAGATTAGTGTTTGTCAATCAAAAAATCAATTAGTTGATGTAATGAAATGAGGCTTGAGTGATGAAAAAAGTCGGTGTCGTACTCAGCGGATGTGGTGTTTATGATGGTTCAGAGATTCACGAAGTTGTCTTGACTCTGCTTGCAATTGATCGTGCGGGGGCGTGTGCAGTCTGTTTTGCACCTGACAAGGCTCAGAGCCATGTGGTCAATCATCTGACCGGGGAGGAAACCGGTGAGAAACGCAATGTTTTAGCGGAGTCAGCGCGTATTACCCGCGGCAATGTTCAACCGTTATCCAGTGCCGATCCGCAACAGCTTGATGCGCTGATTGTGCCCGGTGGCTTTGGTGCTGCAAAAAATTTGAGTGATTTTGCCGTACGTGGTGCGGCCTGTGAGGTTGATAACGACCTGAAAATACTTACTCAGGAAATTCATAAGAAAGGTAAACCAATCGGCTTTATTTGTATCGCTCCGGCCCTCCTGCCAAAACTGCTGAATACTCCGGTGCAGCTTACAATTGGTCATGATGAAGCGACTGCTCAGGCCATCACGGAGATGGGCGGCATACACGTTATCTGCCCGGTTGATGATGTGGTTGTTGATGTTGCCAACAACATTGTGACCACGCCAGCCTACATGCTAGCCAACTCTATTGCAGAGGCTGCGACCGGGATTGAGAAACTGGTGGCGCAGGTTTTGGAACTGGCGTAATGCGAGCGCGTCTGCTAAAGCGAACTAGCGGGATGAACCGATGGTGGATGCCCGTCAGGCGCTGGGGATTGCGCATACTGTGCAGCGCGGTTGCGTTATGGCTGGCCGCTATCGTGCTGTTTGCCTTTTTACCGGTTCCTTTCTCTGCGGTGATGATAGACCGGCAGATGAGCGCCTGGCTGGATGGGGATTTTAGTTATATCGCACATTCAGACTGGGTTGCGATGGAGGAGATTGCCCCGGTGGTTCCGCTGGCGGTGATGGCGGCAGAAGATCAAAAGTTTCCCCGTCATTGGGGGTTTGATTTTGAGGCTATTTCAGCGGCACTTCGGCACAACGAACAGCATGAAAACCGCATTCGCGGTGCCTCTACGCTGTCTCAGCAAATGGTGAAGAACCTGCTGCTGTGGGATGGACGCAGTTGGTTGCGCAAGGGGCTGGAAGCGGGGTTAACGGTTGCGGTGGAAATGGTCTGGACTAAGCGACGCATTTTGACGGTATACCTGAATATTGTTGAATTTGGGCCCGGTATTTTTGGCATTGAGGCGGCATCACAGCGGTTTTTTAATAAACCAGCCAGTCGGTTAACGGCATCAGAAGCTGCGCTGCTGGCCGCGGTGTTACCGAATCCAATCCGTTATCATGCCAATAAGCCATCAGGTTATGTTGTGCGTCGCCAGCAATGGATTTTACGCCAGATGCATCAGATTGGCGGGCCAGGGTTTCTGGAAATTAACCAATTATATTAACGTGCTGGAAACAGGCTCCTGATATTAGGGAGCGGTTTCCATTTTTTGACTCACTTCACGCCACGTTTATATTTTTCCATCTGTTCGTCACCGGGATGTCAGCCGTTTTTACAATGTGGTGAGACAGCGGGAGATTTCGGCGTTGTCAGCGCGGAATCAGCAATCTGCCGTGTGAATACCATTTTGCCACGGCGTGCAGGCTGAAGAGGCTCCGTCGGGGAGTCTGTTTCCGGTAGAATCGTATTCTGTAAAAAAATTAATAAAAATCATAATGGTATGAGGTTAAGGAGACGAAGATGCGGCCTGGTATCGTGTTGCTGATGTCACTTTCATTATGGTGGAGTGCGGCAGGTTTAGGTGCTACCGCGCCTAAAAACGACAATTCTGCTTATGTATTTTTGCAGCATGATGCCCTTGTTGAGGCCAGACAGCAGCTTCAGCAGCACCGTGCTCTCCCACAGACACAACAGGCGTATCAGGCGTTGCTGCATGCAGCCGATCAGGCGTTGAAATCGCCACTGCTGTCGGTTACTCAAAAACTTTCAATACCCGGGAGTGGCGATCGGCATGATTACCTGAGTCTGGCTGCCTATTGGTGGCCAGACCCACAGCAGAAAAATGGGCTGCCCTGGGTGCGCCGTGATGGCAAGGTGAATCCGGCGACCAAGAGTGAGGAAACGGATGCGGTTCGTATGGCGACATTCACCCAACGAGCCAGAGTATTGGCACTGGCGTGGTATTTTTCGGGTAAACCCGCGTACGCGGACAAGGCTATCACGATGATTCGCACCTGGTTTATTAACCCGCAGACACGTATGAACCCTAATCTGAACTATGCGCAAGCTATTCCGGGGCATAATCAGGGGCATGGTCGTGGGGCCGGGGTTTTGGATGGGCGCTATTTCGCTACCCGTATTGTCGATACGTTGCTGATATTGCGCCAGGCTCCGGGCTGGCACCCAGACGATGAGCAGTCGATACGGCAATGGATGACGGAGTATTTGTCATGGTTACAGAACAGCCCTTCAGGCAAGCAGGAGTCGGCGGCCAGAAATAATCATGGTACCTGGTATGCGGTACAGGTCGCCGGGATCGCAGCTTATCTGGGTAAAACCGAGACGGTAAGCGCGATGATAGCGCTGGTGCGTCAGAAACTGGCGCACCAACTGGCCGCAGACGGTTCCCAGCCGGAAGAGCTGGCGCGTACCCGCTCGTTTCATTACAGCGTGTTTAATCTTCAGGCTGCCAGCCTGATGGCAGTGCTGGCGGCGCGCAATAGTGAAGATTTATGGCATGCCAAGACGCCCCGTGGCAGTAGCCTGTTGTCTGCTCTCGATTTTATGGCCCCTTATCTGGATGCTGCGCGTCCATGGCCATATAAAACGATGGGCAGAGAGAGTGGTGTATTGATTCCCCTGCTGTTGCAGGCTGAGCGCGCAACGGGTTCGCCACGTTATCAGGCTATTATCCTTCAGGCTGGTTTTGTGCACTTTCTGCGCGGTGAGCGGGAAAGTACGACGGGTATCAGCCCTGACATTCGCTGGTCGAGCTGGCTGTTATCGCGCCCTGTGAACGTGAATGACAACGCGGTAGCTGGAAAATAGTCAGGGGCGGTTGGTGGGGAAACCATCAGCGGGTTGAGGAGTCAGGGCAGCGAAAGCTGCTGCCCTGTAGCGAAGGGAACAAGGTTGGCGGTTGTGCTAGTCAAGGTAGCCAAAGGCGGTAGTCACATGTTTAACACCACTGACCTTGCTGGCGATTTGTGCCGCAGAGGTGCCCTCACGGCGAGTAACCAGCCCGAGCAGGAACACTTCGCTATTCTCCGTTGTCACCTTCACATTGGAGGATTTCACCGTATCACTGGCGAGCAACTGGGAGCGCACTTTGGTGGTAATCCAGGTATCCATGGATGCCGTTCCGAGAGAGATTGGCGTACCTTTACGAATTTCGTTGTACACCTCGGTAGTCCCTTCAACGCCCATGGCGATTTGTTTTGCCCGGTTTGCCAGTTCGGTGTTGTTTGTCTGGCCGGTCAGCAGCACTTTGCCCTGATAAGCGGTAACCGAAACTCTGGCCTCTTTGCTTAGCTGGGTATCTTTGCCCAGTGCGTTAGATACTCTGACCTCCAGTGTGCCATCATCAACCTGGGTGCCGACGGTGCGGGGATCGGTTGCGGATTTGGTGGCCACGGCCGCACTACCGACGGCGACTGCGCCAATGCAGCCTTGCAGCATCAGGCAGGCTGATAGCATGGCGATGCAATAAAAGATCCTCATGGAGCACTCCTTAATCGTTCTGGTGTGGGAAAAGTGTGTTATCGATAAGATCGCACAAGCAGTTCACGGTCAGCATGTGGACTTCCTGAATACGGGCACTGCGATGAGAAGGAATGCGAATTTCAACATCTTGCTGCCCCAGCAACCCGGCGAGTTCTCCGCCATCGTGACCCGTTAGTGCGACGATAGTCATATCGCGGGTGACGGCGGCCTCTACCGCTTTGACGATATCCCGGCTGTTACCGCGCGCAGATATCGCCAGTAGCACATCACCGGCCTGACCCAATGCTCGTACCTGCTTGGCATAAACCTCTTCATGCAAGCGATCGTTAGCGATTGCCGTTAAGACCACATTATCGGCATTAAGTGCAATGGCCGGAAGGCTCGGGCGCTCGGTTTCAAAACGATTAATCATACTGGCGGCAAAATGCTGTGCGTTGGCAGCAGAAGTGCCGTTACCACAGCACAGAATTTTGTTGCCATTGAGCAGGGATTGCACCATCGCCATGGCGGCGCGCGAAATGGCATCAGGCAGCGCTTCAGCCGCGGCAATCTGGGTTTGGATACTCTCCGTGAAACAACCTTTAATTC
This sequence is a window from Dickeya aquatica. Protein-coding genes within it:
- the elbB gene encoding isoprenoid biosynthesis glyoxalase ElbB, with translation MKKVGVVLSGCGVYDGSEIHEVVLTLLAIDRAGACAVCFAPDKAQSHVVNHLTGEETGEKRNVLAESARITRGNVQPLSSADPQQLDALIVPGGFGAAKNLSDFAVRGAACEVDNDLKILTQEIHKKGKPIGFICIAPALLPKLLNTPVQLTIGHDEATAQAITEMGGIHVICPVDDVVVDVANNIVTTPAYMLANSIAEAATGIEKLVAQVLELA
- the mtgA gene encoding monofunctional biosynthetic peptidoglycan transglycosylase, whose protein sequence is MPVRRWGLRILCSAVALWLAAIVLFAFLPVPFSAVMIDRQMSAWLDGDFSYIAHSDWVAMEEIAPVVPLAVMAAEDQKFPRHWGFDFEAISAALRHNEQHENRIRGASTLSQQMVKNLLLWDGRSWLRKGLEAGLTVAVEMVWTKRRILTVYLNIVEFGPGIFGIEAASQRFFNKPASRLTASEAALLAAVLPNPIRYHANKPSGYVVRRQQWILRQMHQIGGPGFLEINQLY
- a CDS encoding alginate lyase family protein; protein product: MRPGIVLLMSLSLWWSAAGLGATAPKNDNSAYVFLQHDALVEARQQLQQHRALPQTQQAYQALLHAADQALKSPLLSVTQKLSIPGSGDRHDYLSLAAYWWPDPQQKNGLPWVRRDGKVNPATKSEETDAVRMATFTQRARVLALAWYFSGKPAYADKAITMIRTWFINPQTRMNPNLNYAQAIPGHNQGHGRGAGVLDGRYFATRIVDTLLILRQAPGWHPDDEQSIRQWMTEYLSWLQNSPSGKQESAARNNHGTWYAVQVAGIAAYLGKTETVSAMIALVRQKLAHQLAADGSQPEELARTRSFHYSVFNLQAASLMAVLAARNSEDLWHAKTPRGSSLLSALDFMAPYLDAARPWPYKTMGRESGVLIPLLLQAERATGSPRYQAIILQAGFVHFLRGERESTTGISPDIRWSSWLLSRPVNVNDNAVAGK
- the dolP gene encoding division/outer membrane stress-associated lipid-binding lipoprotein, yielding MRIFYCIAMLSACLMLQGCIGAVAVGSAAVATKSATDPRTVGTQVDDGTLEVRVSNALGKDTQLSKEARVSVTAYQGKVLLTGQTNNTELANRAKQIAMGVEGTTEVYNEIRKGTPISLGTASMDTWITTKVRSQLLASDTVKSSNVKVTTENSEVFLLGLVTRREGTSAAQIASKVSGVKHVTTAFGYLD
- the diaA gene encoding DnaA initiator-associating protein DiaA, which produces MLERIKGCFTESIQTQIAAAEALPDAISRAAMAMVQSLLNGNKILCCGNGTSAANAQHFAASMINRFETERPSLPAIALNADNVVLTAIANDRLHEEVYAKQVRALGQAGDVLLAISARGNSRDIVKAVEAAVTRDMTIVALTGHDGGELAGLLGQQDVEIRIPSHRSARIQEVHMLTVNCLCDLIDNTLFPHQND